From Candidatus Margulisiibacteriota bacterium, one genomic window encodes:
- a CDS encoding methyltransferase domain-containing protein, with translation MNKEMVRANFSRGASLYDDQAFLQKELSDQLLAMLVDCSPTRILDLGCGTGYLTGLLAERYPLALVVGIDIAPGMIDAARERSHPNIRYVVADAENYTEGRYDLIVANAALQWMDLSLIFSNVLKLLLPGGRFVFSTFGPRSLGELKACGFRVNEFPSLEAIAAQLVPFSRKQLQDELIGQTFPGVKELVGHLRSIGANSPTARIAGPAIRNRRRLPRPFAVTYEVIRGVA, from the coding sequence ATGAATAAAGAAATGGTCCGGGCCAATTTTTCCCGCGGCGCTTCTTTATATGACGATCAGGCTTTTTTGCAAAAAGAGCTCTCCGATCAGCTTCTGGCGATGCTGGTTGATTGTTCCCCCACCAGGATCCTTGATCTGGGGTGTGGAACGGGTTATTTGACCGGGCTTTTGGCCGAACGATATCCGCTGGCTTTGGTTGTTGGGATAGATATTGCTCCAGGCATGATCGATGCCGCCCGGGAGAGGAGCCACCCAAATATCAGATATGTTGTCGCCGACGCGGAAAATTATACCGAGGGAAGATACGATCTGATCGTTGCCAACGCTGCCCTGCAATGGATGGACCTCTCTCTGATATTCAGTAATGTGCTAAAATTACTCCTTCCTGGCGGACGGTTCGTTTTTTCGACATTTGGCCCCAGATCTCTTGGAGAGTTAAAGGCTTGTGGTTTTCGGGTCAATGAATTTCCGTCCCTGGAAGCGATCGCCGCTCAACTGGTCCCTTTTTCCAGGAAGCAATTACAGGATGAGCTGATCGGGCAGACTTTCCCGGGGGTCAAAGAACTGGTCGGTCATTTGCGTTCTATTGGCGCAAATAGCCCAACGGCCAGGATAGCTGGCCCGGCGATCAGGAACCGGCGGCGCCTCCCGCGGCCGTTTGCGGTAACGTATGAAGTGATCAGGGGAGTAGC
- a CDS encoding alpha/beta hydrolase, with the protein MEIVYLHGFAIGPGIWEGQAAGLTPELCFEDLSLEARRLAEMLPAECCLVGWSMGGMLAIKTALLAPAKVASLVLVSTTPRFLNNESYTSGLPPALLKRLAKKIKDHGLDPFYELVFKDRGGVAQLNLPRDSAMKELAELAQIDLRDEAGELRLPTLIVHGCDDEICLPAAADFFDQTIPESRLAMLKGVGHVPQVEAPEELRRLIAGFVNE; encoded by the coding sequence ATGGAAATCGTTTATTTACATGGTTTTGCCATTGGTCCAGGGATCTGGGAGGGGCAGGCAGCCGGTTTGACCCCGGAACTCTGCTTTGAAGACCTCTCCCTTGAAGCGCGTCGTTTGGCCGAAATGCTTCCGGCCGAATGCTGTTTGGTCGGTTGGTCAATGGGGGGGATGCTGGCGATCAAAACCGCGCTGCTAGCCCCGGCCAAAGTTGCCAGCCTGGTCCTTGTTTCCACTACTCCCAGGTTTTTAAACAACGAAAGTTATACCTCCGGTTTGCCTCCCGCGCTTTTGAAGCGGTTGGCCAAAAAGATCAAGGACCACGGCCTGGACCCATTTTACGAATTGGTCTTTAAGGATAGAGGGGGAGTTGCCCAGCTAAACCTGCCGCGTGATTCGGCGATGAAAGAGCTGGCCGAACTGGCCCAAATTGATTTACGCGATGAAGCAGGCGAGCTTCGTTTGCCGACTTTGATCGTTCACGGATGCGATGATGAGATCTGTCTACCAGCGGCGGCCGATTTTTTTGATCAGACCATTCCGGAAAGCAGACTAGCCATGCTCAAGGGGGTTGGCCACGTCCCCCAGGTTGAAGCTCCGGAAGAATTGCGCCGGTTGATAGCGGGGTTTGTCAATGAATAA
- a CDS encoding outer membrane protein assembly factor, translating into MNYQERITACLLLFALVFFSRPALAEESFSYNVLPYAFYDSSIGTMFGLFGASSNLFQRGELVNAYFNFVDSGAREINLAGAFPSKERRYDPIKVPLAIDAELSVGTAVDDRFYGLGMGTPDKNYSSYNNDYANLRLYLTKPVTKELRLGVKLHASNNSLFKINNQLNPITADLENTLRQYYVASFFLKGESFNNLLNPTESWSLSCSLDLGSSSADFVRWKGEAARTLPLPYPGQAIAGRLSLSQLSGKAIPLYEYATLGGRDNLRGYPWYRFRGLGSSMVNLEYRFPIFWAIGGVLLFDSGRVYDRAGMFALNSWATDYGFGVRLYLPTMTLRADYSIGNEGGFVTFYYNHAF; encoded by the coding sequence ATGAATTATCAAGAAAGGATTACCGCGTGCCTGCTCTTGTTCGCCCTGGTCTTTTTCTCTCGGCCGGCGCTGGCGGAAGAGTCTTTTTCGTACAATGTCCTCCCTTACGCTTTTTACGACTCCTCGATCGGCACGATGTTTGGTTTATTTGGCGCCAGCTCCAATCTTTTCCAGCGGGGCGAATTGGTCAACGCCTACTTTAATTTCGTCGACAGCGGCGCCCGGGAGATCAACCTGGCCGGAGCTTTTCCCAGCAAGGAGCGGCGCTATGATCCGATCAAAGTCCCTCTGGCAATCGATGCCGAGCTATCAGTCGGGACAGCGGTTGATGACCGGTTTTACGGTTTGGGGATGGGGACCCCTGACAAGAATTATTCGAGCTATAACAATGACTATGCCAATCTCCGCCTTTATTTGACCAAACCGGTCACCAAAGAGCTCCGGTTGGGGGTCAAACTCCACGCCTCAAATAACTCCCTCTTCAAGATCAACAACCAGCTCAATCCGATCACCGCCGACCTAGAAAATACTTTGCGGCAGTATTATGTCGCCAGCTTTTTTTTAAAGGGCGAATCGTTTAACAACCTGCTTAACCCGACAGAGAGCTGGTCGCTCTCTTGCTCCCTCGATCTTGGAAGCAGCTCGGCTGATTTTGTCCGCTGGAAAGGAGAAGCAGCCCGAACTCTCCCCCTCCCCTACCCCGGACAAGCAATTGCCGGGCGACTCTCCTTATCGCAATTAAGCGGGAAAGCCATCCCCCTCTATGAATACGCGACTCTCGGCGGTCGGGATAACCTGCGGGGCTATCCCTGGTATCGCTTCCGGGGGTTGGGATCAAGCATGGTCAACCTGGAATATCGTTTCCCGATCTTCTGGGCGATTGGCGGGGTGCTCCTGTTTGACAGCGGACGGGTCTACGACCGGGCGGGAATGTTTGCCCTGAATTCCTGGGCGACCGATTATGGCTTTGGCGTCAGGCTCTATCTGCCGACCATGACCCTCCGGGCCGATTACAGCATCGGCAACGAAGGGGGTTTTGTCACTTTCTACTACAACCACGCGTTTTAG
- the bioB gene encoding biotin synthase BioB produces the protein MDYQSLANRLIGGEKLAPAEGLELISTPDEQTFALLSAANQLRHHFKGNKVRLCAIVNAKSGRCSENCSFCAQSGHYQTGAEVYPLQPAEDISATARKAEKEQQATCFSIVTSGRGVNTEKDIYEISGALKKISNTTRMNRCVSLGILDRPTIRQLKAAGLKKLHHNLESAESYFSNVCTTHTFAERVATIKNAKAEGVAVCAGGIFNLGESLEQRVELAMTLRELEVDSVPINILNPVAGTPAAAKHRPITPLEVLRLIATYRFIMPNKDIGLFGGREKSLGTLQPLMFIAGANVTLVGNYLTTTGQSAEQDLAMIKALGLEIEKTAC, from the coding sequence ATGGACTATCAATCTCTGGCGAATCGCTTAATTGGCGGGGAAAAGCTGGCACCAGCGGAGGGACTGGAACTAATCTCGACCCCGGACGAGCAGACGTTTGCCCTGCTCTCTGCCGCCAACCAACTGCGTCATCATTTCAAGGGGAACAAGGTCCGGCTCTGCGCCATTGTCAACGCCAAATCGGGCCGCTGCAGCGAAAATTGTTCCTTCTGCGCCCAATCGGGACACTATCAGACCGGCGCCGAAGTCTATCCTCTCCAGCCGGCCGAGGATATCTCCGCGACCGCCAGGAAAGCGGAAAAAGAACAGCAGGCCACCTGTTTTTCGATCGTCACATCAGGACGAGGGGTCAATACCGAAAAAGATATCTACGAGATCTCCGGGGCGCTTAAAAAGATCAGCAACACGACCAGGATGAACCGCTGTGTCTCGCTCGGGATCCTTGACCGGCCAACTATCCGCCAATTGAAAGCGGCCGGGCTGAAAAAACTTCATCACAACCTTGAATCGGCAGAAAGTTATTTCTCCAATGTTTGCACCACTCACACTTTTGCCGAGCGGGTTGCCACCATCAAAAACGCCAAAGCCGAAGGAGTGGCGGTCTGCGCCGGCGGGATCTTTAACCTGGGGGAATCGCTGGAACAAAGAGTTGAATTAGCAATGACCCTGCGTGAACTTGAAGTTGATTCGGTCCCGATCAATATTCTCAATCCGGTCGCTGGAACTCCCGCCGCCGCTAAGCACCGACCAATTACTCCGCTGGAGGTCTTGCGATTGATCGCTACTTACCGTTTCATCATGCCAAACAAGGATATTGGTCTTTTTGGAGGAAGAGAAAAGTCACTGGGAACGCTGCAACCACTAATGTTCATTGCCGGGGCCAATGTTACTTTGGTGGGTAATTATTTGACCACGACCGGCCAATCGGCCGAGCAGGACCTGGCAATGATCAAGGCGCTTGGTTTAGAGATTGAGAAAACCGCGTGTTAG
- the bioF gene encoding 8-amino-7-oxononanoate synthase → MLEFIDQELEALKQTGLYRSFKTVTNSTGRLIEIDGKKLLNFCSNNYLGLANHPLVIAAANTATSEFGFGAGASRLISGNTLLHEKLEKKLAAFKGREEALVFSTGYLANLGVISALTGENDTIIIDRLNHASIIDACRLSKARLQVYKHRDLASLEAVLKRSAKCQKRLIVTDSIFSMDGDLAPLPEILSLAKKYDAVTMIDEAHATGTIGPRGQGLEEYYNLKGQVDIIMGTLSKALGSLGGFIAGEAKLIDHLRNKARSFIYTTALPPSACAAALAALEVIEAEPERKKRLQQNICLANTLLGNLRLNVAVSKEPRRSASGSLEQQSPIFPIIIGDNERTMRVSQQLYERGFYVSAIRPPTVPDGEARLRITLTSEHTKEDLECLASSLQELIPA, encoded by the coding sequence GTGTTAGAATTTATCGATCAGGAGCTTGAAGCCTTGAAACAAACCGGACTTTATCGCTCCTTTAAAACAGTCACGAACTCCACCGGGCGTCTGATCGAGATCGATGGCAAAAAGCTCCTCAATTTCTGTTCCAACAACTATCTCGGCCTGGCCAATCATCCGCTGGTGATCGCGGCAGCCAACACGGCAACCAGCGAATTCGGTTTTGGGGCCGGTGCTTCGCGGCTGATCTCCGGCAACACCCTTTTGCACGAAAAACTGGAGAAAAAGCTCGCCGCTTTTAAAGGCCGGGAAGAGGCGCTGGTCTTTTCGACCGGCTACCTGGCCAACCTGGGGGTAATCTCCGCCTTAACCGGCGAAAACGATACGATCATCATCGATCGGCTCAACCACGCCAGCATTATTGACGCTTGCCGCCTTTCTAAAGCCAGGCTCCAGGTATATAAACATCGCGACTTGGCTTCTTTAGAAGCGGTCTTAAAACGATCGGCTAAGTGCCAAAAACGGCTGATCGTGACCGATTCGATCTTCAGCATGGATGGGGATCTCGCCCCACTCCCCGAGATCCTCTCCCTGGCAAAGAAATATGACGCGGTCACCATGATCGATGAGGCGCATGCGACAGGAACCATCGGGCCCAGGGGCCAGGGACTGGAAGAATATTACAATTTAAAAGGGCAGGTCGATATTATTATGGGGACTTTGTCCAAAGCGCTGGGGAGCCTGGGCGGGTTTATCGCCGGCGAGGCGAAGCTGATCGATCACTTACGAAACAAAGCCCGCAGTTTTATTTACACGACCGCCCTCCCCCCCAGCGCCTGCGCCGCCGCGCTTGCCGCATTAGAAGTGATCGAAGCGGAACCGGAAAGAAAAAAGAGGTTGCAACAAAATATTTGTTTGGCCAACACTCTTCTTGGAAACCTGCGACTAAACGTCGCGGTTTCCAAGGAACCAAGGCGTTCAGCCTCCGGTTCCTTGGAGCAGCAAAGCCCGATATTTCCAATAATCATCGGCGACAACGAGCGGACGATGCGAGTCTCGCAACAACTTTACGAGCGGGGCTTTTACGTTTCCGCTATCCGCCCGCCAACCGTCCCGGACGGAGAAGCCCGTTTGCGGATCACGCTCACCAGCGAACACACCAAGGAGGACCTAGAATGCCTGGCATCTTCATTACAGGAACTGATACCGGCGTAG
- the bioD gene encoding dethiobiotin synthase, whose amino-acid sequence MPGIFITGTDTGVGKTYVTQYLAEEFRKEGLDVGIMKPISCGPDNDAVLLKKKLKLKDPIHLINPIHLKPPLSPLAASRLEKKKINLKPIFAAYRELAKRRQMVLVEGVGGVAVPISTNYCVIDLIKELKLPVIIVARAGLGTINHTLLTVGALKDQEIEIMGIIINGFRGKELSERTNAQMIEELSGVPVIGRLKWEKN is encoded by the coding sequence ATGCCTGGCATCTTCATTACAGGAACTGATACCGGCGTAGGCAAGACCTACGTCACCCAATATCTGGCCGAGGAATTCCGGAAGGAAGGGCTCGACGTTGGGATCATGAAGCCGATCTCCTGCGGACCGGACAATGACGCCGTTCTCCTTAAAAAAAAGCTTAAGTTAAAGGATCCTATTCACCTAATCAACCCAATTCACCTCAAACCTCCCCTCTCACCCCTGGCCGCCTCCCGGCTGGAAAAGAAAAAGATCAACCTCAAGCCAATCTTTGCCGCCTACCGGGAACTGGCCAAACGCCGCCAAATGGTCCTGGTGGAAGGGGTTGGCGGAGTGGCGGTCCCGATCAGCACAAACTATTGCGTTATCGACCTGATCAAAGAGTTAAAACTACCGGTTATAATAGTCGCCCGGGCGGGGCTCGGGACGATCAACCACACCCTGCTGACGGTTGGCGCCTTAAAAGATCAGGAGATCGAGATCATGGGAATAATAATAAATGGCTTCCGGGGAAAAGAACTCTCCGAAAGGACAAACGCCCAGATGATCGAAGAGTTAAGCGGGGTTCCGGTGATCGGCAGGCTTAAATGGGAGAAAAACTGA
- a CDS encoding epoxyqueuosine reductase QueH: MDRLLLNVCCAPCALPIIDYLINVEKRRLERFSLYFYGPNIYPEAEYLKRLEEVRRIAVQYGINFIEGGYDHNSWLVYLKERLGSPLENYGENSERCQLCFKFRLLNTAEFAAENGFQEFAATLSVSRFKDVSAINAFGEELAREYKLKYRTFPLNADEAHKKGLVLTKKFGVYRQKYCGCEFSFSPI, from the coding sequence ATGGATAGGCTTCTCCTCAATGTCTGCTGTGCCCCGTGCGCTTTGCCGATCATTGACTATTTGATCAATGTTGAAAAGCGGCGTCTTGAGCGGTTCTCCCTATATTTTTACGGACCAAACATCTACCCGGAAGCGGAATACCTGAAACGGCTGGAGGAGGTCAGGCGAATTGCCGTTCAATACGGAATAAACTTCATTGAAGGGGGATATGACCACAATAGTTGGCTGGTTTATCTGAAGGAGCGTTTGGGGTCGCCATTGGAAAATTACGGAGAGAATAGCGAGCGCTGTCAGCTCTGTTTTAAGTTCCGCTTGCTTAACACCGCCGAATTTGCCGCCGAAAACGGATTTCAGGAATTTGCCGCCACTTTAAGCGTTAGCCGGTTCAAGGATGTTTCGGCGATCAATGCGTTTGGCGAAGAGCTGGCCCGGGAATATAAATTGAAATACCGAACTTTTCCGTTAAATGCCGACGAGGCCCATAAAAAGGGATTGGTACTAACCAAAAAGTTCGGTGTTTACCGCCAAAAATACTGCGGCTGTGAATTCAGTTTTTCTCCCATTTAA